A genome region from Brooklawnia propionicigenes includes the following:
- a CDS encoding HAD-IC family P-type ATPase gives MPASVPGPQHDLERNPLPPFACPADQVVQELATDAAAGLSSAAAAERLAADGPNELETAPATPWWKRLFTQFTDPLVVLLLVAIVISAAAWILEGAEGAPIDSIVIFAVLLLNAVIGLVQENRADEAVAALREMTKATTLVIRDGRRAEIASSELVRGDLIALGEGDQIPADARLISADALRIIESSLTGESEPVSKSTDPVGPAAELADRTNMVFRGTSVAQGSGQAVVTATGIHTEMGAIAQMLASVEDAPTPLQREITKVSKVLGIAVLIIAVVVIVALVLLGNVHTVEDFIETLLLGVSLAVAAVPEGLPAILSVVLALGVQRMAAHNAVVKKLTSVETLGSATVICSDKTGTLTRSEMTIQEVATASGATMVTGVGYEPSGEVSPDLDRDGVPDTEKLSGELASEVTLVLSGGVMASDSELAQAEDGSWHVLGDPTEGAFLVAERKLGVQGSREGRFERIGVLPFTSERKLMSVFYADDAHGSITMVVKGAPDVLLELCTRVRVGDRSVPMNQDHRDRVLAEIEDMSSRALRTLAVGVRDVSREQFEATRHGDDEERAGRLGALETDFTLAGVVGIIDPARPEAARAVREAHRAGIRILMITGDHPATAGRIAADLGIAPEGARVLTGAELTALDDDQLKQVVEEVTVYARVAPSHKMRIVRALQAQGETVAMTGDGVNDAPALRAADIGVAMGVTGTQVTKDAGTMVLADDNFATIVEAVREGRRIFDNIRKFLRYLLSSNMGEVLTIFLGVAFAGILGLTSDAGAAVVLPLLATQILWINLVTDSGPALAMGVDPSVEDVMARKPRRPDEPVINKAMWSGVASIGLVMALATLLTIDIFLPGGLVAGNDSLTVARTAGFTTLVMAQLFNTLNSRSENISAFHHLFVNPWLWGSLALGVVLQVLVVQVGFLQTAFGTASLDLTHWGVCVAMASSVLWFDEIRKLIRRAAAR, from the coding sequence ATGCCGGCATCTGTCCCAGGCCCGCAACACGATCTCGAACGCAATCCGCTGCCACCTTTCGCCTGCCCGGCCGACCAGGTCGTGCAGGAACTCGCCACCGATGCTGCCGCCGGCCTGAGTTCCGCGGCCGCAGCCGAGCGGCTGGCCGCCGACGGTCCCAACGAGCTCGAGACTGCCCCTGCCACACCCTGGTGGAAACGGCTGTTCACCCAGTTCACCGACCCGCTGGTCGTGCTGCTGCTGGTGGCCATCGTGATCTCGGCTGCCGCCTGGATACTGGAGGGGGCCGAGGGCGCCCCCATCGATTCGATCGTCATCTTCGCCGTGCTGCTGCTGAACGCGGTCATCGGGCTGGTGCAGGAGAACCGCGCGGACGAGGCGGTGGCCGCGCTGAGGGAGATGACCAAGGCCACCACGTTGGTCATCCGCGACGGCAGGCGCGCGGAAATCGCCTCGTCCGAGCTGGTCAGGGGCGATCTCATCGCGCTGGGCGAGGGCGACCAGATACCGGCCGACGCCCGGCTGATCAGCGCCGATGCGCTGCGAATCATCGAATCGTCGCTCACCGGAGAATCCGAACCGGTCTCCAAGTCGACCGACCCCGTCGGGCCGGCGGCCGAACTGGCCGATCGCACGAACATGGTCTTCCGCGGCACCTCGGTGGCCCAGGGCAGTGGTCAGGCAGTGGTCACCGCCACCGGCATCCACACCGAAATGGGCGCCATCGCGCAGATGCTCGCCTCGGTCGAGGACGCCCCGACCCCACTTCAGCGCGAGATCACCAAGGTCTCGAAGGTCCTCGGCATCGCGGTGCTGATCATCGCCGTGGTGGTGATCGTGGCCCTGGTGCTGCTGGGCAACGTACACACTGTCGAGGACTTCATCGAGACCCTGCTGCTGGGGGTGTCGCTGGCGGTGGCGGCCGTGCCGGAGGGGCTCCCGGCGATCCTGTCGGTCGTCCTGGCGCTGGGTGTGCAGCGGATGGCCGCCCACAATGCGGTGGTCAAGAAGTTGACCAGCGTGGAGACCCTCGGATCGGCGACCGTTATCTGTTCCGACAAGACCGGAACCCTGACCCGCTCGGAGATGACCATTCAGGAAGTGGCGACCGCGTCCGGGGCGACCATGGTGACCGGGGTCGGCTACGAGCCGAGCGGAGAGGTGTCGCCGGACCTCGACCGCGACGGCGTGCCCGACACCGAGAAGCTGTCCGGCGAACTCGCCAGCGAAGTGACGCTGGTGCTGTCGGGCGGGGTGATGGCCTCCGATTCCGAGTTGGCTCAGGCCGAGGACGGCAGCTGGCATGTTCTCGGTGATCCCACCGAGGGCGCCTTCCTGGTCGCCGAACGCAAGCTGGGCGTCCAGGGTTCCCGTGAGGGACGATTCGAGCGCATCGGCGTGCTGCCCTTCACCTCCGAACGCAAGCTGATGAGCGTCTTCTACGCCGACGACGCCCACGGCTCAATCACGATGGTCGTCAAGGGTGCGCCCGATGTGCTGCTGGAGCTGTGCACGCGGGTACGTGTCGGCGACCGGTCCGTCCCCATGAACCAGGACCACCGTGACCGGGTGCTGGCCGAGATCGAGGACATGAGTTCACGCGCGCTGCGCACCCTGGCGGTGGGCGTCCGGGATGTGTCGCGCGAACAGTTCGAGGCCACCCGGCACGGCGACGACGAAGAACGCGCCGGCCGGCTGGGAGCCCTGGAGACCGACTTCACCCTCGCGGGCGTGGTGGGCATCATCGACCCTGCACGTCCGGAAGCCGCGCGAGCGGTCCGCGAGGCGCATCGGGCCGGGATCCGCATCCTGATGATCACCGGTGACCATCCCGCAACAGCCGGGCGGATCGCCGCCGATCTGGGTATCGCACCCGAAGGCGCGCGGGTGCTGACCGGCGCCGAACTGACCGCCCTGGACGACGACCAACTGAAGCAGGTCGTCGAGGAGGTGACCGTCTACGCGCGGGTGGCGCCGTCGCACAAGATGCGGATCGTGCGGGCGCTGCAGGCCCAGGGCGAGACAGTGGCGATGACCGGGGACGGAGTCAATGACGCCCCCGCGCTGCGGGCCGCCGACATCGGCGTGGCGATGGGTGTCACCGGCACCCAGGTGACCAAGGATGCCGGCACCATGGTGCTCGCCGACGACAACTTCGCGACCATCGTGGAGGCGGTACGTGAGGGACGCCGCATCTTCGACAACATCCGCAAGTTCCTGCGCTACCTGCTCTCGTCCAATATGGGCGAGGTACTGACCATCTTCCTGGGGGTCGCGTTCGCCGGGATACTCGGCCTGACCAGCGACGCCGGGGCGGCCGTGGTGCTGCCGCTGTTGGCCACCCAGATTCTGTGGATCAACCTGGTCACCGATTCCGGCCCGGCATTGGCGATGGGAGTGGATCCCTCGGTCGAAGACGTGATGGCCCGCAAACCTCGTCGTCCTGACGAACCGGTGATCAATAAGGCGATGTGGTCGGGAGTGGCGTCGATCGGCCTGGTGATGGCGTTGGCGACGCTGCTGACCATCGACATCTTCCTGCCCGGCGGGCTGGTCGCCGGCAACGATTCGCTGACGGTGGCGCGTACCGCGGGCTTCACCACCTTGGTGATGGCCCAGCTGTTCAACACGCTCAACTCGCGCTCCGAGAACATCTCGGCCTTCCACCATCTGTTCGTCAACCCGTGGCTGTGGGGGTCCCTGGCGCTGGGCGTGGTGCTGCAGGTGCTCGTGGTGCAGGTCGGTTTCTTGCAGACGGCTTTCGGCACGGCGTCGCTGGATCTGACGCACTGGGGAGTCTGCGTCGCGATGGCCTCATCGGTGCTGTGGTTCGACGAGATCCGCAAACTGATCAGGCGCGCAGCTGCCCGCTGA
- the ileS gene encoding isoleucine--tRNA ligase, producing the protein MSDQEVQQPADGYRAVPAQLDLPSMDHQILELWKRNDTFRRSWEATKDGKRWTFFEGPPTANGHPGTHHIEARVFKDVFPRFKTMQGRRVDRKAGWDCHGLPVELAVEQELGIDDKSEIEAFGVAKFNELCRTSVSRYVGEFAELTNRMGYWVNLDDAYWTMDPHYVESEWWALKKIFDEGLLAEDYRVAPYCPKDQTALSDHEVSQGYEDVSDPSVYVRFPLTSGPWQGADLLVWTTTPWTLVSNTAVAVHPEVSYVRATDGASQLVVAEPLFETVLGSITDDDGKPVWQIVDQITGAEMEYWDYQRPFELVPFKDRANFVVLADYVTTADGTGLVHQAPAFGADDMAICRAYGLEMLNPIRSDGTFEPTVPLVGGVFFKTADQALVADLEARGLLWKLQPYTHSYPHCWRCGTPLIYYAQPSWYIRTTRIKDRLLRENEETNWYPDTIKHGRYGDWLNNNIDWALSRSRYWGTPLPIWRNDADPAKMVCVGSRAELGELAGLDLSELDPHRPFVDDITFTIAGQAGTYRRVPEVIDAWFDSGSMPFAQWGYPYVEGSKEKFEQHYPADFICEAIDQTRGWFYTLMAVGTLVFDQSSYRNVLCLGHILAEDGRKMSKHLGNILEPIPLMDEHGADAVRWFMACSGSPWSARRVGAGALQETVRKVLLTYWNTVAFQSLYARANGWTPTGSAPAVAERHVLDRWLVSATQQLIVDVTADLENFDTQHAGVLLQEFIDNLSNWYVRRSRRRFWTGDPGALWTLHETLNQLTRLMAPIVPFITERVWQDLFVSTDPDGLDSVHLTSWPVADESLIDTGLASAMKLARRLVELGRAARADAKVKTRQPLRRALISSGARTQLRDALLAEITAELNIGSVETFHAAGDVVDYSAKANFRALGKRYGKQTPTVAKAVAAADAAELSRRLAAGGVVKLDVEGVGEVELGADDVFITERPRQGWSVVEEDGQTIALDLELTPELVSAGLVREAIRFIQETRKASGLDVSDRIRLEWAADDPEMAKAVAGHLRQIADEVLATVTTQGAVGQGWVDDAETGLHVHVEKA; encoded by the coding sequence ATGAGCGACCAAGAGGTGCAGCAGCCTGCTGACGGCTACCGTGCCGTGCCCGCGCAACTCGATCTGCCATCGATGGACCATCAGATCCTCGAGCTGTGGAAGCGGAACGACACGTTCCGCCGCAGCTGGGAGGCTACCAAGGACGGCAAGCGGTGGACCTTCTTCGAAGGCCCGCCGACCGCGAACGGGCACCCGGGCACCCACCACATCGAGGCCCGCGTCTTCAAGGACGTCTTTCCCCGCTTCAAGACGATGCAGGGCCGACGCGTCGACCGCAAGGCCGGCTGGGACTGCCACGGCCTGCCCGTCGAGCTGGCCGTCGAGCAAGAACTCGGCATCGACGACAAGTCCGAGATCGAGGCATTCGGCGTAGCCAAGTTCAATGAGCTGTGCCGCACCTCGGTGTCCCGCTATGTCGGCGAGTTCGCGGAGCTGACCAACCGGATGGGTTACTGGGTCAACCTCGACGACGCCTACTGGACGATGGACCCGCACTATGTCGAGTCGGAGTGGTGGGCCCTCAAGAAGATCTTCGACGAGGGTCTGCTGGCCGAGGACTACCGGGTCGCCCCGTACTGCCCGAAGGATCAGACCGCGTTGAGCGATCACGAGGTCTCGCAGGGATACGAGGACGTCTCCGACCCCTCGGTCTACGTCCGTTTCCCGCTGACCAGCGGTCCCTGGCAGGGCGCCGACCTGCTGGTCTGGACGACCACCCCGTGGACGCTGGTCAGCAACACCGCGGTCGCGGTGCATCCCGAGGTCAGCTACGTGCGTGCCACCGACGGCGCTTCCCAGCTGGTGGTCGCCGAGCCGCTGTTCGAAACCGTGCTCGGCTCGATCACCGATGATGACGGCAAGCCGGTCTGGCAGATCGTCGACCAGATCACCGGGGCCGAGATGGAGTACTGGGACTATCAGCGTCCCTTCGAGCTGGTGCCGTTCAAGGACCGGGCCAACTTCGTGGTGCTCGCCGACTATGTCACCACCGCCGACGGCACCGGCCTGGTGCATCAGGCGCCCGCCTTCGGCGCCGACGACATGGCGATCTGCCGTGCCTACGGCCTGGAGATGCTCAACCCGATCCGCTCCGACGGCACCTTCGAGCCGACCGTCCCGCTGGTGGGCGGCGTCTTCTTCAAGACCGCCGACCAGGCACTGGTTGCCGACCTCGAAGCTCGCGGCCTGTTGTGGAAGCTCCAGCCGTACACGCACTCCTATCCGCACTGCTGGCGCTGCGGCACCCCGCTGATCTATTACGCCCAGCCGTCCTGGTACATCCGCACCACCCGCATCAAGGACCGGTTGCTGCGCGAGAACGAGGAAACCAACTGGTACCCCGACACCATCAAGCACGGCCGCTACGGTGACTGGCTGAACAACAACATCGACTGGGCGCTGAGCCGCAGCCGCTACTGGGGCACTCCGCTGCCGATCTGGCGTAACGACGCGGACCCAGCCAAGATGGTCTGCGTCGGCTCCCGCGCCGAGTTGGGTGAACTGGCCGGTCTGGACCTGAGTGAGCTTGATCCGCATCGTCCGTTCGTCGATGACATCACCTTCACCATCGCAGGCCAGGCGGGCACCTACCGCCGCGTTCCCGAGGTGATCGACGCCTGGTTCGATTCCGGCTCCATGCCATTCGCGCAATGGGGTTACCCCTACGTGGAGGGTTCGAAGGAGAAGTTCGAGCAGCACTACCCGGCCGATTTCATCTGCGAGGCCATCGATCAGACCCGCGGCTGGTTCTACACGCTGATGGCGGTCGGCACGCTGGTCTTCGACCAGTCGAGCTACCGCAATGTGCTGTGCTTGGGCCACATCCTCGCCGAGGACGGCCGCAAGATGAGCAAGCATCTGGGCAACATCTTGGAGCCGATCCCGCTGATGGACGAGCACGGCGCGGACGCGGTGCGCTGGTTCATGGCCTGCTCCGGTTCGCCGTGGTCGGCTCGCCGAGTCGGCGCCGGGGCACTGCAGGAGACCGTCCGCAAGGTGCTGCTGACCTACTGGAATACCGTCGCCTTCCAAAGCCTCTACGCCCGGGCGAACGGCTGGACGCCGACCGGTTCGGCTCCGGCGGTGGCAGAACGCCACGTGCTGGATCGCTGGCTGGTCTCGGCCACCCAGCAGCTCATCGTGGATGTCACCGCAGACCTGGAGAACTTCGACACCCAGCATGCCGGTGTGCTCTTGCAGGAGTTCATCGACAACCTCTCCAATTGGTACGTTCGCCGTAGCCGGCGCCGTTTCTGGACCGGTGACCCGGGGGCCTTGTGGACGTTGCACGAGACCCTGAATCAGCTGACCCGGTTGATGGCGCCGATCGTCCCGTTCATCACCGAGCGGGTCTGGCAGGATCTGTTCGTGTCGACCGATCCCGATGGCCTCGACTCGGTTCATCTGACCAGCTGGCCGGTGGCCGATGAGTCCCTGATCGACACCGGGCTGGCTTCGGCCATGAAACTGGCTCGTCGGCTGGTCGAGTTGGGACGCGCCGCCCGCGCCGATGCCAAGGTCAAGACCAGGCAGCCGCTACGGCGTGCGCTGATCAGTTCGGGAGCTCGTACCCAGCTGCGGGACGCGCTGCTCGCCGAGATCACCGCCGAGCTCAACATCGGCTCGGTCGAAACCTTCCACGCGGCCGGAGATGTCGTCGACTACTCGGCGAAGGCGAACTTCCGGGCACTCGGCAAGCGCTACGGCAAACAGACCCCGACGGTCGCCAAGGCGGTGGCTGCCGCCGATGCCGCGGAGCTGTCCCGCCGGCTGGCCGCCGGCGGTGTGGTGAAGCTGGATGTCGAGGGTGTCGGCGAGGTCGAGCTCGGCGCCGACGATGTCTTCATCACCGAGCGTCCCCGCCAGGGCTGGTCGGTGGTCGAGGAGGACGGTCAGACGATCGCCCTCGATCTGGAGCTGACCCCCGAGCTCGTCTCGGCAGGTCTGGTCCGCGAGGCGATCCGTTTCATCCAGGAGACCCGCAAGGCATCCGGGCTGGACGTCAGCGACCGCATCCGCCTGGAGTGGGCTGCCGACGATCCGGAGATGGCCAAGGCGGTCGCCGGGCACCTGAGGCAGATCGCCGACGAGGTGCTGGCCACGGTGACCACGCAGGGCGCGGTCGGCCAGGGCTGGGTCGATGACGCCGAGACGGGCCTGCATGTCCACGTCGAGAAGGCCTGA
- a CDS encoding DUF1707 SHOCT-like domain-containing protein: protein MSHDDDFQDAPRQRAGDADRQQAIEALTRAWREGRITRDEFQERSPQALGAVYLDELDDLLSDLGGLTASPAPQAVEPGVVSYQSPVPAGDLIIQDSWQSEPDEPALPAVYAPEGTKGSALSVGVMSGVDRAGEWTVAPTHVSIAVMGGTSIDLREAIFTSDTTIVTCFAIMGGTDVIVPPEMDVEVNGIGFMGGFGWEKPRYVKATRPAPEGNPRVIINGLGFWGAVNIVRLERGEEYDGQST, encoded by the coding sequence ATGAGCCATGACGATGACTTCCAGGATGCGCCGCGGCAGCGGGCGGGCGATGCCGATCGCCAGCAGGCGATCGAAGCGCTGACCCGCGCCTGGCGCGAGGGGCGCATCACCCGCGACGAATTCCAGGAGCGCAGCCCACAGGCACTGGGCGCGGTCTACCTCGATGAGCTGGACGATCTGCTGTCCGACCTCGGCGGCCTGACCGCGTCCCCGGCGCCACAAGCGGTGGAGCCCGGCGTTGTCAGCTACCAGTCTCCGGTGCCCGCAGGTGATCTGATCATTCAGGACAGCTGGCAGTCCGAGCCCGACGAACCGGCGTTGCCGGCGGTCTACGCACCCGAGGGAACCAAGGGATCGGCGCTGTCGGTCGGGGTCATGAGCGGCGTCGACCGGGCAGGCGAGTGGACGGTCGCTCCCACCCATGTCTCGATCGCGGTGATGGGCGGCACCTCCATCGACCTGCGTGAGGCGATCTTCACCAGCGACACCACGATCGTTACCTGCTTCGCCATCATGGGGGGCACCGATGTCATCGTGCCGCCCGAGATGGACGTCGAGGTCAACGGAATCGGTTTCATGGGCGGTTTCGGCTGGGAGAAGCCGCGCTACGTCAAGGCCACCCGGCCGGCACCCGAAGGCAATCCCCGCGTGATCATCAACGGGCTCGGCTTCTGGGGTGCGGTGAACATCGTCCGGCTGGAGCGCGGCGAGGAATACGACGGTCAGTCGACGTAG
- the recR gene encoding recombination mediator RecR, translated as MYDGPVQDLIDELGRLPGIGPKSAQRIAFWLLDQPAEDVERLAQALIEVKQKVRFCEICFNVTDQDVCRICRDPKRDASSICVVEESKDVVAIERTREFRGRYHVLGGSISPIAGRGPGDLHIAELVRRLSDAAITEVILATNPNLEGEATATYLSRLLGQTPGIRITRLASGLPVGADLEYADEVTLGRAFSGRRYVD; from the coding sequence TTGTACGACGGTCCCGTCCAAGACCTGATCGATGAACTGGGACGCCTGCCCGGGATCGGCCCGAAGAGTGCTCAGCGCATCGCCTTCTGGCTGCTCGACCAGCCCGCCGAGGACGTTGAACGCCTCGCCCAGGCGCTGATCGAGGTCAAGCAGAAGGTGCGTTTCTGCGAGATCTGTTTCAACGTCACCGATCAGGACGTCTGCCGCATCTGCCGCGACCCCAAGCGCGACGCCTCGTCCATCTGTGTGGTGGAGGAGAGCAAGGACGTGGTGGCGATCGAACGCACCCGGGAGTTCCGGGGTCGCTACCACGTGCTCGGCGGCTCGATCAGCCCGATCGCCGGTCGCGGGCCCGGCGACCTGCACATCGCCGAACTGGTGCGCAGGCTCAGCGACGCCGCGATCACCGAGGTGATCCTGGCGACCAACCCCAACCTGGAGGGCGAAGCGACCGCCACCTATCTCAGCCGGCTGCTCGGCCAGACCCCGGGCATCCGGATCACCCGGCTGGCGTCGGGTCTGCCGGTGGGCGCCGACCTCGAGTACGCCGACGAGGTGACGTTGGGGCGGGCCTTCAGTGGCCGCCGCTACGTCGACTGA
- a CDS encoding YbaB/EbfC family nucleoid-associated protein: MFPEGMDMNALLQQAQAMQAQLQQAQEDLANSVFTGSAGGDLVQAVVTGAGELVGLTIEPGAVDLDDLESLSDLIIAAVRDAGTQAANQAQALMPDLGGLGF, encoded by the coding sequence ATGTTCCCCGAAGGAATGGACATGAACGCGCTGTTGCAGCAGGCCCAGGCCATGCAGGCGCAACTGCAGCAGGCCCAGGAGGACCTGGCGAACTCGGTCTTCACCGGCAGCGCGGGCGGCGATCTCGTCCAAGCGGTCGTCACCGGTGCTGGCGAGCTGGTCGGTCTCACGATCGAGCCGGGTGCCGTTGACCTCGACGACCTCGAGTCGCTCAGTGACCTGATCATCGCCGCGGTGCGGGATGCCGGCACCCAGGCCGCCAATCAGGCACAGGCGTTGATGCCCGATCTCGGCGGCCTCGGATTCTGA
- a CDS encoding DNA polymerase III subunit gamma and tau encodes MDDDLGFDGDDLADDPDDLLLFEQDDAGIPSAPEPVVVAPAATVERPPAPLALYRRYRPDTFAEVIGQEHVTGPLCRAIANNKVNHAYLFSGPRGCGKTTSARILARCLNCAQGPTPTPCGVCDSCVQLATGGPGSIDVIEIDAASHGRVDDARDLREGVYFAPVASRYKIYIIDEAHMVTKEGFNALLKVVEEPPEHVKFIFATTEPEKVIGTIRSRTHHYPFRLVPPRTLTAYLEKICGEEGVDVERGVLPLVVRAGAGSVRDSLSVLDQLLGAADHGRVSYLQAAGLLGYTSDALLDEIVDAFAAGDGKGVFAGIDKVIEVGQDPRRFAEDLLERMRDLVIVSQVPDAIDSGLIDVAEDQAERLRAQAAALGSGELTRAAEVIATGLVQMRGTTAPRLHLELICARILLPTADDGARGVHARLDRLERRLDMPDVVPGRSVAPPAGDAEIHQFPARTAQPSRRPEPVDAPIVPPADEQTPPTRQRPAQQRRPPEQRPVDQPRGRTPRAVDEQRPAPQQPVAPPPAPQPQPSTAAASGPSTADLRRLWPQILEEVKSRKRFTHALLSQNAQVVEVRGSDLLLGFANQGTLERFQSGGSIEVLRECLIAVLGADLRISAAVDGGPSAAGQHQQAVPSQPGDEPDHEPQPVPHHYQAVHDEDRRQAAPERGSSPHDGQNRRPETPEADMGDIVTAEDVVLDESGVDAAELLMRQLGAQIIDEQET; translated from the coding sequence GTGGACGACGATCTTGGCTTCGACGGGGACGACCTCGCTGACGATCCCGATGACCTCCTGCTGTTCGAGCAGGACGATGCCGGCATCCCGTCAGCGCCCGAGCCCGTCGTTGTAGCGCCGGCTGCGACCGTCGAGCGTCCGCCGGCGCCGCTGGCGCTGTACCGGCGCTATCGTCCGGACACCTTCGCCGAGGTCATCGGCCAAGAACATGTCACCGGGCCGCTGTGCCGGGCGATCGCCAACAACAAGGTCAATCACGCCTACCTGTTCAGCGGGCCGCGCGGCTGCGGCAAGACCACCAGCGCGCGCATCCTGGCCCGCTGCCTGAACTGCGCGCAGGGCCCCACCCCCACGCCGTGTGGAGTCTGCGACTCCTGCGTGCAACTGGCCACCGGGGGACCGGGCAGCATCGACGTCATCGAGATCGACGCCGCCTCGCACGGCCGGGTGGACGACGCCCGCGACCTACGCGAGGGCGTCTACTTCGCGCCGGTGGCCAGCCGCTACAAGATCTACATCATCGACGAGGCGCACATGGTGACCAAGGAAGGCTTCAACGCCTTGCTGAAGGTCGTCGAGGAGCCACCCGAACACGTCAAGTTCATCTTCGCGACGACCGAACCCGAGAAGGTCATCGGGACGATCCGCTCGCGCACCCACCACTACCCGTTCCGGCTGGTGCCGCCGCGCACACTGACCGCCTATCTGGAAAAGATCTGCGGTGAGGAAGGTGTCGACGTCGAGCGGGGCGTGCTGCCGTTGGTGGTGCGCGCCGGTGCCGGCTCGGTGCGCGATTCGCTGTCGGTGCTCGATCAGCTGCTGGGCGCCGCCGACCACGGACGCGTCAGCTACCTGCAGGCTGCCGGGCTGCTCGGCTACACCTCCGACGCGCTGCTGGACGAGATCGTGGACGCTTTCGCCGCCGGAGACGGCAAGGGCGTGTTCGCGGGGATCGACAAGGTGATCGAGGTCGGCCAGGACCCGCGCCGCTTCGCCGAGGACCTGCTGGAGCGGATGCGTGATCTGGTGATCGTCTCCCAGGTGCCGGACGCGATCGATTCCGGGCTCATCGATGTGGCCGAGGACCAGGCCGAACGGCTGCGTGCCCAGGCGGCGGCGCTGGGCTCGGGCGAGCTCACCCGTGCCGCCGAGGTGATCGCGACCGGCCTGGTGCAGATGCGGGGCACCACCGCACCGAGACTGCATCTGGAACTGATCTGTGCGCGCATCCTGCTGCCCACCGCCGACGACGGCGCCCGCGGCGTGCATGCCCGCCTCGACCGGTTGGAACGGCGCCTCGACATGCCCGACGTCGTGCCGGGCCGCTCGGTCGCGCCGCCGGCCGGGGACGCCGAGATCCACCAGTTCCCGGCTCGCACGGCGCAGCCCTCCCGGCGACCCGAGCCGGTCGACGCGCCGATCGTCCCACCCGCCGACGAGCAGACCCCGCCCACCCGGCAGCGCCCGGCACAGCAACGTCGTCCACCCGAGCAACGCCCGGTCGACCAACCGCGCGGCCGCACCCCGCGGGCAGTCGATGAACAGCGCCCAGCACCCCAGCAGCCGGTGGCCCCTCCGCCGGCACCGCAGCCCCAGCCCAGCACCGCTGCCGCGTCCGGCCCGAGCACAGCCGATCTGCGGAGGCTGTGGCCGCAGATCCTCGAGGAGGTAAAGTCGCGCAAGCGGTTCACCCATGCCCTGCTCAGCCAGAACGCTCAGGTGGTCGAGGTCCGCGGCTCCGACCTGCTGCTCGGCTTCGCCAACCAGGGCACCTTGGAGCGCTTCCAGTCGGGCGGCAGCATCGAGGTGCTGCGCGAGTGCCTGATCGCGGTCCTGGGCGCAGATCTTCGTATCTCGGCGGCTGTGGACGGAGGCCCCTCGGCAGCCGGTCAGCATCAGCAGGCGGTACCCTCCCAACCCGGCGACGAACCCGACCATGAGCCGCAGCCGGTGCCACATCACTACCAGGCGGTCCATGACGAGGATCGTCGGCAGGCAGCGCCGGAGCGCGGCAGCAGCCCGCACGATGGCCAGAACCGGCGACCGGAGACCCCCGAGGCCGATATGGGCGATATCGTCACAGCTGAGGACGTGGTGCTCGATGAGTCGGGCGTGGACGCCGCGGAGCTACTGATGCGCCAGCTCGGCGCCCAGATCATCGACGAGCAAGAAACCTAA
- a CDS encoding universal stress protein has protein sequence MTAELQTAGRIVVGTDGSERANKAVDWAAERAQIRGIPLLVLDVIAEVPLPSRTHALKAMASGGDFLEQYNARAEKRLDKVLTQLKEKHPDLDVEGQVVRGNPSAVLAEASRDAFLVVVGARGQGAPMSVKLLGGVSDAVATHSHGPIAVITDESIENPGGPVVVGVDESAAAKGAIDFAFETAHVRKVPLIAINAWDFGAYDAYNADVWEYSIDEITAGLTEMVNKQLADGKAKFPEVPTEVRVVRGRAEVALVDESKKAGLVVVGSRGRGGFAGLLLGSTSKHVLREAHCPVIVTRGEVPTETTI, from the coding sequence ATGACCGCAGAGCTTCAGACCGCAGGTCGGATTGTTGTGGGAACCGATGGCTCGGAGCGAGCGAACAAGGCTGTTGATTGGGCTGCTGAACGGGCCCAGATACGCGGAATCCCACTTCTCGTGCTGGATGTGATCGCCGAGGTGCCGCTGCCGAGTCGCACTCACGCGCTCAAGGCAATGGCGAGCGGGGGCGACTTCCTGGAGCAGTACAACGCGCGTGCCGAGAAACGCCTCGACAAGGTACTCACGCAGCTGAAGGAGAAGCATCCCGATCTCGATGTCGAGGGCCAGGTCGTGCGGGGCAACCCGTCGGCGGTGCTCGCCGAGGCGTCCCGCGATGCGTTCCTCGTCGTGGTCGGCGCGCGTGGTCAGGGCGCACCGATGTCCGTGAAGCTGCTGGGTGGCGTCTCGGACGCGGTGGCCACCCACTCGCACGGACCCATCGCGGTGATCACCGACGAATCGATCGAGAACCCCGGTGGCCCGGTCGTGGTCGGCGTCGACGAATCCGCGGCGGCGAAGGGCGCCATCGACTTCGCCTTCGAGACCGCGCATGTCCGCAAGGTTCCGCTGATCGCGATCAACGCCTGGGATTTCGGCGCCTACGACGCCTACAACGCCGACGTGTGGGAGTACTCGATCGACGAGATCACCGCCGGGTTGACCGAGATGGTCAACAAGCAACTCGCCGACGGAAAGGCCAAGTTCCCCGAGGTCCCGACCGAGGTCCGGGTCGTCAGGGGCAGGGCCGAGGTCGCCCTGGTGGACGAGTCGAAGAAGGCGGGCCTGGTCGTCGTCGGTTCACGCGGACGCGGCGGCTTCGCCGGCCTGCTGCTGGGCTCGACCAGCAAGCACGTGCTGCGCGAGGCGCACTGCCCGGTGATCGTGACCCGCGGCGAGGTCCCGACCGAGACGACCATCTGA